Proteins encoded in a region of the Phoenix dactylifera cultivar Barhee BC4 chromosome 3, palm_55x_up_171113_PBpolish2nd_filt_p, whole genome shotgun sequence genome:
- the LOC103709060 gene encoding 14 kDa zinc-binding protein isoform X1: MNQGSGNNESRTRFGVLSSHFRPSPFPPPPPRSRMASSEKDAALAAVPSDAPTIFDKIIKKEIPSTVVFEDDKVLAFRDISPQAPTHIIIIPKVKDGLSQLSKAEERHIEILGYLLYVAKLVAKQEGLDDGFRIVINDGPKGCQSVYHIHVHLLGGRQMNWPPG; encoded by the exons ATGAACCAGGGCAGCGGGAATAACGAGAGCAGGACGAGATTTGGGGTTTTGAGCTCTCACTTCCGCCCCTCGCCctttccccctcctcctcctcgttctCGCATGGCCTCCTCGGAGAAGGACGCCGCTCTTGCCGCCGTTCCCTCCGATGCTCCCACCAT CTTTGACAAAATTATAAAGAAGGAAATTCCTTCCACAGTGGTTTTTGAGGATGACAAG GTTCTTGCATTTAGAGATATATCTCCCCAAGCTCCCACGCATATCATAATCATCCCCAAAGTTAAAGATGGATTGTCTCAACTTTCAAAG GCAGAAGAGAGGCATATTGAGATACTTGGTTACCTTCTCTACGTAGCCAAACTTGTTGCAAAGCAGGAAGGGCTTGATGATGGCTTTAGAATTGTCATCAACGACGGGCCCAAAGGAT GCCAATCTGTCTACCATATTCATGTTCATCTTCTCGGGGGCCGACAGATGAACTGGCCTCCTGGCTGA
- the LOC120110279 gene encoding uncharacterized protein LOC120110279, with product MASIMLQAGSHPRSTGKSPFGRLLRSPPAKITPVPPLGTRSVRAEGPSVHLRVRVYLIPMSREVFPATTVPAPAAEGDDKLEILPPPAPLLSVRLLAQKTKSKGGKRWSMEFSVTPWAFVAPHPARRGGGPRLLGSFNCLNSCRSPPPYSRNHQMDRRLRSIWSGVYILPSLKEISSSKFYIL from the exons ATGGCGTCCATCATGCTTCAAGCCGGCAGCCACCCACGGTCAACAGGGAAATCTCCCTTCGGCCGTCTTCTCCGATCCCCTCCAGCGAAGATCACACCGGTTCCACCCCTGGGAACCAGATCTGTCCGAGCCGAGGGTCCTTCCGTGCATCTAAG ggttagggtttacctCATTCCGATGAGCCGTGAAGTATTCCCGGCGACTACTGTGCCTGCTCCGGCGGCAGAAGGTGATGACAAGCTGGAGATCCTCCCTCCTCCGGCGCCACTGCTCTCGGTCCGGCTCCTTGCACAAAAGACAAAGAGTAAGGGAGGTAAGAGGTGGTCGATGGAGTTCTCTGTGACTCCATGGGCTTTTGTAGCTCCTCATCCAGCTCGGAGGGGTGGGGGACCGCGGCTGTTAGGCAGTTTTAACTGCCTCAACAGCTGCCGTTCTCCACCGCCTTATTCCCGAAATCACCAGATGGACCGCCGACTTCGGTCCATCTGGTCCGGGGTTTACATTCTTCCCTccttaaaagaaatttcgtcctcgaaattttacATACTTTAA
- the LOC103709060 gene encoding adenylylsulfatase HINT1 isoform X2: MNQGSGNNESRTRFGVLSSHFRPSPFPPPPPRSRMASSEKDAALAAVPSDAPTIFDKIIKKEIPSTVVFEDDKAEERHIEILGYLLYVAKLVAKQEGLDDGFRIVINDGPKGCQSVYHIHVHLLGGRQMNWPPG; encoded by the exons ATGAACCAGGGCAGCGGGAATAACGAGAGCAGGACGAGATTTGGGGTTTTGAGCTCTCACTTCCGCCCCTCGCCctttccccctcctcctcctcgttctCGCATGGCCTCCTCGGAGAAGGACGCCGCTCTTGCCGCCGTTCCCTCCGATGCTCCCACCAT CTTTGACAAAATTATAAAGAAGGAAATTCCTTCCACAGTGGTTTTTGAGGATGACAAG GCAGAAGAGAGGCATATTGAGATACTTGGTTACCTTCTCTACGTAGCCAAACTTGTTGCAAAGCAGGAAGGGCTTGATGATGGCTTTAGAATTGTCATCAACGACGGGCCCAAAGGAT GCCAATCTGTCTACCATATTCATGTTCATCTTCTCGGGGGCCGACAGATGAACTGGCCTCCTGGCTGA
- the LOC120110278 gene encoding uncharacterized protein LOC120110278, with protein sequence MFEGGADYLAAEAWIREIEEMYDALQFPEEVKVKLAVPMLKGNAKFWWIAMKAAVQGNGEQLTWEEFKGKLYNQYFPQSVRLVKQNEFLALKQTENMTVLEYASKFNELGRFCPQFMEEEISKANRFEQGLRYGIRSRLAVLLFTSYQDVLERALKLEAELKRSEKERSDQKRLKMTESLSDRPQNLESSTNKKKRFEVCTYCGKTHGGLVLRRWESASLVVNMDISHGIVQIKRRMIRNLLNRKLSFCIDSVECWYK encoded by the coding sequence ATGTTTGAGGGAGGTGCTGATTACTTGGCTGCGGAGGCTTGGATTCGGGAGATAGAGGAGATGTATGATGCCCTACAATTTCCCGAGGAGGTCAAGGTCAAATTGGCGGTTCCTATGCTCAAAGGAAACGCTAAGTTCTGGTGGATAGCTATGAAGGCTGCTGTTCAAGGAAATGGTGAACAACTGACATGGGAGGAATTTAAAGGTAAATTATACAACCAATACTTTCCTCAGTCAGTGAGATTGGTGAAGCAGAACGAATTCTTGGCCCTGAAACAGACCGAGAATATGACAGTATTGGAATATGCCAGCAAGTTTAATGAATTGGGCAGGTTTTGTCCTCAGTTCATGGAGGAAGAGATAAGTAAAGCTAATAGGTTTGAACAAGGCCTGAGATATGGGATCAGGTCCAGGTTGGCTGTTCTGCTTTTCACTAGTTACCAGGATGTATTGGAAAGGGCTCTAAAATTAGAAGCCGAATTGAAGAgatcagaaaaagaaagaagtgacCAGAAGAGACTCAAGATGACAGAAAGTCTGAGTGACAGGCCACAGAACCTTGAAAGTAGTACAAATAAGAAGAAGAGGTTTGAGGTCTGTACCTACTGTGGCAAGACTCATGGGGGCCTTGTTTTAAGAAGATGGGAGTCTGCTTCACTTGTGGTCAACATGGACATTTCGCACGGGATTGtccaaataaaaagaagaatgatTCGGAACCTACTAAATCGGAAGCTCAGCTTTTGCATTGACTCAGTAGAATGCTGGTACAAATGA